The following are encoded together in the Nymphalis io chromosome 26, ilAglIoxx1.1, whole genome shotgun sequence genome:
- the LOC126778610 gene encoding uncharacterized protein LOC126778610 — translation MAAFCLSMKNGIVTLLILMCIAAVIRESNARPPWLAPGSGVFTESAECHTDDELLDLCQRCAKLTKSKLAYPACCSTDLQARKWCSDYVYFGRGQYDFYLI, via the exons AAAAACGGTATCGTGACGCTTCTTATATTGATGTGTATAGCGGCTGTCATCCGAGAATCAAATGCGCGACCACCCTGGCTGGCGCCCGGTAGCGGCGTGTTCACAGAGTCAGCGGAATGTCATACAGAC GACGAGCTCCTAGATCTATGCCAGAGATGTGCCAAGCTGACAAAGTCTAAACTAGCGTACCCAGCATGTTGCTCCACAGATTTACAAGCTAGAAAGTGGTGTTCAGACTATGTATACTTCGGAAGGGGTCAATACGACTTTTACTTAATTTGA